From Camelus dromedarius isolate mCamDro1 chromosome 2, mCamDro1.pat, whole genome shotgun sequence, one genomic window encodes:
- the WDR53 gene encoding WD repeat-containing protein 53 isoform X1 yields the protein MAVKWTGGHSSPILCLNASQEGLVASGAECGDLMVWGEDGTPLGHTHFQGADDVTSVLFSPSCPTKLYASHGETISILDVRSLKESLDHFHVNEEEINCLSLNETENLLASADDSGTIKILDLEKKKVSRSLKRHSNICSSVAFRPQRPQSLVSCGLDMQVMLWNLQKARPLCITNLQEDEMEEMESPQSPGQLLNPALAHSVSVASCGNIFSCGAEDGKIRIFRVMGVKCEQELGFKGHTLGVSQVCFLPESYLLLTGGNDGKIMLWDVGGEVEKKQKSPTKHTHRKKTKRTTGTKQGGNTHASVTGEEERGTMLPKLSIEHGEKVNWLLSTKIKGFQNILVADQTSCISLYHLKEF from the exons ATGGCAGTCAAGTGGACTGGTGGACATTCTTCTCCTATTCTCTGCCTCAATGCAAGTCAAGAAGGGCTAGTGGCTTCTGGAGCAGAGTGTGGAGATCTCATGGTTTGGGGTGAAGATGGGACTCCATTAGGACACACACACTTCCAAGGGGCTGATGATGTTACCAGTGTCTtattctctccctcctgccccaccaaGCTCTATGCCTCACATGGAGAAACCATTAGCATACTGGATGTCAGGTCTCTCAAAGAATCCCTGGACCATTTTCATgtgaatgaagaagaaatcaaTTGTCTTTCATTGAATGAAACTGAAAACCTGCTGGCTTCTGCTGATGACTCCGGAACAATCAAAATCCTAgacttggaaaaaaagaaagttagcAGATCACTGAAGAGACATTCCAATATCTGTTCCTCTGTAGCTTTTCGGCCTCAAAGACCTCAGAGCCTGGTGTCATGTGGACTGGATATGCAG GTGATGCTGTGGAACCTTCAGAAAGCCCGTCCACTCTGCATTACAAATTTACAGGAGgatgaaatggaagaaatggaAAGCCCACAATCCCCTGGTCAGCTTTTAAACCCTGCCCTAGCCCATTCTGTGTCTGTGGCATCGTGTGGCAATATTTTTAGTTGCGGTGCAGAAGATGGTAAGATTCGAATCTTTAGGGTGATGGGAGTCAAGTGTGAACAGGAACTGGGGTTTAAGGGCCATACTTTGGGGGTATCCCAGGTCTGCTTTCTGCCAGAATCCTATTTGCTGCTTACTGGAGGGAATGATGGAAAGATAATGTTGTGGGATGTAGGTGGTGAAGTTGAGAAAAAACAGAAGAGTCCTACAAAACACACTCACaggaagaaaactaaaagaacAACTGGTACCAAACAGGGTGGAAACACTCATGCTTCAGTAACAGGTGAAGAAGAACGTGGCACGATGTTACCAAAGTTAAGTATTGAACATGGAGAAAAAGTGAACTGGCTCTTAAGTACAAAAATAAAGGGATTCCAAAATATATTGGTAGCTGATCAAACTAGCTGTATATCTCTGTATCACTTAAAAGAATTTTAG
- the WDR53 gene encoding WD repeat-containing protein 53 isoform X2 gives MLWNLQKARPLCITNLQEDEMEEMESPQSPGQLLNPALAHSVSVASCGNIFSCGAEDGKIRIFRVMGVKCEQELGFKGHTLGVSQVCFLPESYLLLTGGNDGKIMLWDVGGEVEKKQKSPTKHTHRKKTKRTTGTKQGGNTHASVTGEEERGTMLPKLSIEHGEKVNWLLSTKIKGFQNILVADQTSCISLYHLKEF, from the coding sequence ATGCTGTGGAACCTTCAGAAAGCCCGTCCACTCTGCATTACAAATTTACAGGAGgatgaaatggaagaaatggaAAGCCCACAATCCCCTGGTCAGCTTTTAAACCCTGCCCTAGCCCATTCTGTGTCTGTGGCATCGTGTGGCAATATTTTTAGTTGCGGTGCAGAAGATGGTAAGATTCGAATCTTTAGGGTGATGGGAGTCAAGTGTGAACAGGAACTGGGGTTTAAGGGCCATACTTTGGGGGTATCCCAGGTCTGCTTTCTGCCAGAATCCTATTTGCTGCTTACTGGAGGGAATGATGGAAAGATAATGTTGTGGGATGTAGGTGGTGAAGTTGAGAAAAAACAGAAGAGTCCTACAAAACACACTCACaggaagaaaactaaaagaacAACTGGTACCAAACAGGGTGGAAACACTCATGCTTCAGTAACAGGTGAAGAAGAACGTGGCACGATGTTACCAAAGTTAAGTATTGAACATGGAGAAAAAGTGAACTGGCTCTTAAGTACAAAAATAAAGGGATTCCAAAATATATTGGTAGCTGATCAAACTAGCTGTATATCTCTGTATCACTTAAAAGAATTTTAG
- the WDR53 gene encoding WD repeat-containing protein 53 isoform X3, with protein sequence MAVKWTGGHSSPILCLNASQEGLVASGAECGDLMVWGEDGTPLGHTHFQGADDVTSVLFSPSCPTKLYASHGETISILDVRSLKESLDHFHVNEEEINCLSLNETENLLASADDSGTIKILDLEKKKVSRSLKRHSNICSSVAFRPQRPQSLVSCGLDMQVMLCREYLGDAVEPSESPSTLHYKFTGG encoded by the exons ATGGCAGTCAAGTGGACTGGTGGACATTCTTCTCCTATTCTCTGCCTCAATGCAAGTCAAGAAGGGCTAGTGGCTTCTGGAGCAGAGTGTGGAGATCTCATGGTTTGGGGTGAAGATGGGACTCCATTAGGACACACACACTTCCAAGGGGCTGATGATGTTACCAGTGTCTtattctctccctcctgccccaccaaGCTCTATGCCTCACATGGAGAAACCATTAGCATACTGGATGTCAGGTCTCTCAAAGAATCCCTGGACCATTTTCATgtgaatgaagaagaaatcaaTTGTCTTTCATTGAATGAAACTGAAAACCTGCTGGCTTCTGCTGATGACTCCGGAACAATCAAAATCCTAgacttggaaaaaaagaaagttagcAGATCACTGAAGAGACATTCCAATATCTGTTCCTCTGTAGCTTTTCGGCCTCAAAGACCTCAGAGCCTGGTGTCATGTGGACTGGATATGCAGGTGATGCTTTGCAGAGAGTACTTGG GTGATGCTGTGGAACCTTCAGAAAGCCCGTCCACTCTGCATTACAAATTTACAGGAGgatga